From the Niveibacterium microcysteis genome, the window AGCTGGTCGTGCCACAGCCCGTTCAGATACCAGCCAAGCGGCAGCAGGCACAGCACGAACAGCGCAAGTTTGGCGAGCGTGATCTGTGCGCTGCCCGGCCCGCGGGGGGCGTTGCGGGCCGGGGCCGTCGGGCGGCGCGTTGCGGTTTGCATCAGTAGAACTTCCTCAAATCCATGCCGGCATAGAGTTTGGCGACTTGCTCGGCGTAGCCGTTGAAAGGCAGTGTCTTGCGCTTGCCGAACTCGCCCAGGCGGCGCTCGCTCGCCTGGCTCCAGCGCGGGTGGTCCACCTCAGGATTGACGTTCGAATAGAAGCCATATTCGTTCGGCGCCGCCTTGTTCCAGGCCGTGCCCGGCTGTTTGTCGGTGAGGCGGATCCGAACCAGCGACTTGGCGCCCTTGAAGCCGTATTTCCATGGCACGACCAGCCGCAACGGCGCGCCATTTTGCGCCAGCAACTCTTCGCCATACAGGCCAAGCGCAAGCAGGGTCAGCGGATGCATGGCTTCATCCAGCCGCAGGCCCTCGGTGTAGGGCCAGTCGAGTACGGGCAGTGCGAGGCCCGGCATGCTGGCGCGATCGGCGGCGCTTGTGAACTCGACGAACTTTGCACTTCCGAGTGGCTCGACCTGCTTGAGCAGGCTCGCGAGCGGAAAGCCGTTCCACGGAATCACCATCGACCAGCCTTCGACGCAGCGCATCCGGTAGATGCGTTCCTCAATCGGCGCCAGCTTCAGCAGATCGTCGATCGCAAAGGTGCGTGGCTTGGCACAGAGCCCTTCGACGCGCACCGTCCACGGCCGCGTCTTGAAGCGGCCCACGTTGCGCGCCGGGTCGTCCTTGCTGGTGCCGAACTCGTAGTAATTGTTGTAGCTGATGATGCTGTTCTGCGGCGTGGGCTTCTCATCCGTGGAAAACGGGCTCTTCTGGATGCTGCTGAAGGGCGCGGCCCCGAAGGCGGCTGGCGCTGCGAACGCAATGCCGCCAAGGCCGGCGGCGCGGATAAAGTCTCGCCGGCCGCGATAGAGCGATTCGCTGGTGATTTCGGACGGCACGATCGGGTGCGCGTCGTCCTGAATGCGGATGAGCATGGGTGTCTCCGTGACGTCGGTAGGGCGGTGCAGCAGGCCTGGTGCAGGCGCGCAGGCGGATCCTGCTTAAGATGACCGGCGCTGGGGCCGCGACCTTACATCCCCTCCGACCAGAGCCTCGCGATTGCGTTCAACCCGGCGCGCCGCCCCGTTGCAGCTGGCGATAGACCAGTTCGGCAATCTGCAGCAGCGCTTCACGCGGCAGCTTGGCCGAGAGCGCATAGCCCATGCCGCCATCGACCCAGTAGAACACCGACAGCTCCTTCTCCGCCGCGAAGCGGAAGGCGGTCTCCGGCGACGCGGCGTTGTGCCGCACATACAGCGTAAGCCGTTGGCCGGCCTCGTTCTGGTACATGAACTGCGCCACTGCGCCGCCTTCGCTGCCGGGCAGCAGGCGCCCGCCGACCAGCATGAACCCGCTTGCGCCCAGTTCGGGCACGGTCAGCGGGCTGCCGAGCCGTTTGCTCAGCCATGCGACCAGATGCGTCTGCTGTTCGGCGCCGACCTCGACCGGATGCCGCACCTCTGGCACATACACCGCATGCGCGATGGCGGCCGCCCGTGGCAAGCCGGCAAGCGGGTCGCCTGCAGCCGGTGTGGCGGCCGGGCGGGGCAGTGCATAACCCAGTACGCCACCGAGTGCGACACAGGCAAGCGCGGCGGCAAGCTGCAGCGGCCAGCGTGGCCGTGGCGGGCGGGCGGCATCGAGCAAGCGTTGCGGAATCGGCTCGTCGAGCGTCGTGTCAAAGGCTGCATGCAGCGCGTTGCGCTGGCTGGCCCAGGCGCTGGCGCGTGCGGCCAGTACGGCATCCTGCGCAACGATCGTGGCGACACGGGCCGAGGCCTCGGCATCGGTTTGACGGTCGACCCAGGCTTGCAGTTCGTCGGTGGAAATCGGGGTGTCTTGCTGGCTCATATCACTTCACCCGCTTGAGAGCAGGTTGCGGGAGCGCTTCGCCGCCAAGCAGCCGGCGCAATTGTTCGCGCGCACGGAACAGGCGGCTCATCACGGTGCCGACCGGAATGCCAAGTACCTCGGCCGCCTCGTCGTAGTGGAACTCCTCCAGCGCCACGAGCAGCAGTACCTCGCGCTGGGTATCGGGCAGCAGCGCGAGCGCCTGCTCCAGGTCGCGCCTGTCACCCCAGCGGTCCTGCAAGGGGCTGATTGGTGAATCGGGCAAACCGTCTTCACCCTCGTCCTGTTCAATCGCAGGACGGCGGACCTGGTTGAGCCAGATCCGGTGCATCACGGTAAACAGCCAGGCACGCGCATTACCGCCTTGCCATTGCCCGGCGCGCTCGAGCGCGCGTTGCAGCGTGTCCTGCACCAGGTCGTCGGCGCGCGTGCGGTCGCCGGCCAACGCCCGCGCGTAGCGGCGCAGGCGCGGGATCTCGGCGACCAGTTCTGCGTGCGACAGCACGAGCGCCGCTTCAGCTCAGGGTTTCACGACATGCCAGAGGCCGTTGAAGCCGTCGCCCGTGCGGTCGCCGGCCTTCGCGTCCTTGCTCCAGAAGTACAGCGGCTTGCCCTTCCAGGCCCACTGCGGCTTGCCGTCGTCGCGCTTGATCACACTCCAGTCGCCACCGCCCTTTGCGTCGGGCGCGGCGTACATCGGCGGCCAGTTGGTGGCGCAGG encodes:
- the msrP gene encoding protein-methionine-sulfoxide reductase catalytic subunit MsrP, with the protein product MLIRIQDDAHPIVPSEITSESLYRGRRDFIRAAGLGGIAFAAPAAFGAAPFSSIQKSPFSTDEKPTPQNSIISYNNYYEFGTSKDDPARNVGRFKTRPWTVRVEGLCAKPRTFAIDDLLKLAPIEERIYRMRCVEGWSMVIPWNGFPLASLLKQVEPLGSAKFVEFTSAADRASMPGLALPVLDWPYTEGLRLDEAMHPLTLLALGLYGEELLAQNGAPLRLVVPWKYGFKGAKSLVRIRLTDKQPGTAWNKAAPNEYGFYSNVNPEVDHPRWSQASERRLGEFGKRKTLPFNGYAEQVAKLYAGMDLRKFY
- a CDS encoding COG4315 family predicted lipoprotein — its product is MRTALACLCTAALLLTGCATTTTKAPTPATVRDGILTSHSGMTLYTFDKDGADSGKSVCNGPCATNWPPMYAAPDAKGGGDWSVIKRDDGKPQWAWKGKPLYFWSKDAKAGDRTGDGFNGLWHVVKP
- a CDS encoding RNA polymerase sigma factor, which encodes MLSHAELVAEIPRLRRYARALAGDRTRADDLVQDTLQRALERAGQWQGGNARAWLFTVMHRIWLNQVRRPAIEQDEGEDGLPDSPISPLQDRWGDRRDLEQALALLPDTQREVLLLVALEEFHYDEAAEVLGIPVGTVMSRLFRAREQLRRLLGGEALPQPALKRVK
- a CDS encoding anti-sigma factor family protein gives rise to the protein MSQQDTPISTDELQAWVDRQTDAEASARVATIVAQDAVLAARASAWASQRNALHAAFDTTLDEPIPQRLLDAARPPRPRWPLQLAAALACVALGGVLGYALPRPAATPAAGDPLAGLPRAAAIAHAVYVPEVRHPVEVGAEQQTHLVAWLSKRLGSPLTVPELGASGFMLVGGRLLPGSEGGAVAQFMYQNEAGQRLTLYVRHNAASPETAFRFAAEKELSVFYWVDGGMGYALSAKLPREALLQIAELVYRQLQRGGAPG